The following proteins come from a genomic window of Ilumatobacter coccineus YM16-304:
- a CDS encoding cell division protein FtsX, which produces MLSRLRYIFRETFDSFRRNATLTIASIITAAISLLGVGLTFLSQHGFDNLLQRWEGGVEMIVFMQPGVTDDQLAFIETNLTANAEFIESYEYCNAQCSLDEAQRVLAGEPGILDLLTLDNIPTQFKAVPTDGTEVELLRLVSEAFSTGPGVREVAFAEDQITLISQLQGFFGFRLLLLSGFLLLAAVLLIWNTIRTAIFARRREIEVMKLVGATDWFIRIPFMLEGLLHGVIGGALASGGLWIWNSQWTSGVEAFPENSGFAALVITDGYDKQVMLIMLAIGALAGAIGSGIAASRFLDV; this is translated from the coding sequence ATGCTTTCTCGCCTCCGATACATCTTCCGTGAAACGTTCGACAGCTTTCGCCGCAATGCGACGCTGACGATCGCGTCGATCATCACCGCCGCGATCTCGCTGCTCGGCGTGGGACTCACGTTCCTCAGCCAGCACGGGTTCGACAACCTGCTGCAGCGGTGGGAGGGCGGCGTCGAGATGATCGTGTTCATGCAGCCGGGGGTCACCGACGACCAGCTCGCGTTCATCGAGACCAACCTCACGGCCAACGCCGAGTTCATCGAGTCGTACGAGTACTGCAATGCCCAGTGTTCGCTCGACGAAGCGCAGCGCGTGCTCGCAGGGGAGCCCGGCATCCTCGACCTGCTGACGCTCGACAACATCCCGACGCAGTTCAAGGCGGTGCCGACCGACGGGACCGAGGTCGAACTGCTGCGCCTCGTGTCGGAGGCGTTCAGCACCGGCCCGGGTGTGCGTGAGGTCGCGTTCGCCGAAGACCAGATCACGCTGATCAGCCAGCTCCAAGGCTTCTTCGGGTTCCGACTGCTGTTGCTCTCGGGGTTCCTGCTGCTCGCTGCAGTCCTGCTGATCTGGAACACGATCCGCACGGCGATCTTCGCGCGCCGTCGCGAGATCGAGGTGATGAAACTCGTCGGCGCGACCGACTGGTTCATCCGGATTCCGTTCATGCTCGAAGGGCTGCTCCACGGGGTGATCGGTGGTGCGCTCGCGAGCGGTGGGCTCTGGATCTGGAACTCGCAGTGGACCAGCGGCGTCGAAGCGTTCCCGGAGAACAGCGGATTCGCCGCCCTCGTCATCACCGACGGCTACGACAAGCAGGTCATGTTGATCATGCTGGCCATCGGTGCGCTCGCCGGTGCGATCGGCTCCGGTATCGCCGCTAGCCGCTTCCTCGACGTCTGA
- the ftsE gene encoding cell division ATP-binding protein FtsE — protein MIRLENVTKSYSSDVIALKDASFDVAKGEFVFLVGPSGSGKSTLLRMLNRQERPERGAVWVAGRNIVDLPGGRVPLLRRNIGNIFQDYKLLLEKNVFENVAFAQEVIGRPKHVIKQQVPAVLDLVGLAGKEERLPNQLSGGEQQRVSIARAFVNRPLILLADEPTGNLDPATGEGIMRLLDRINKTGTTVVMATHDQRIVNTMRKRVIQLDRGIIVRDQARGVYE, from the coding sequence ATGATTCGACTCGAAAACGTCACCAAGAGCTACTCCTCCGATGTCATCGCGTTGAAAGACGCCAGCTTCGATGTCGCCAAGGGAGAGTTCGTGTTCCTCGTCGGCCCCTCGGGTTCCGGCAAGAGCACACTGCTGCGGATGCTCAACCGTCAGGAGCGTCCCGAACGTGGGGCGGTCTGGGTGGCGGGCCGCAACATCGTCGACCTGCCCGGCGGCCGCGTGCCGCTGCTGCGACGAAACATCGGCAACATCTTCCAGGACTACAAGCTCCTGCTCGAGAAGAACGTGTTCGAGAACGTCGCCTTCGCTCAGGAGGTGATCGGTCGGCCGAAGCACGTCATCAAGCAGCAGGTGCCCGCCGTGCTCGACCTCGTCGGCCTCGCAGGCAAGGAAGAGCGACTTCCGAACCAACTCTCGGGTGGTGAGCAGCAGCGTGTGTCGATCGCTCGCGCGTTCGTCAACCGGCCCCTGATCCTCCTCGCCGACGAGCCGACCGGCAACCTCGACCCGGCCACCGGTGAAGGCATCATGCGACTGCTCGACCGGATCAACAAGACCGGCACCACCGTGGTGATGGCCACACACGACCAACGCATCGTCAACACGATGCGCAAGCGCGTCATCCAGCTCGATCGCGGCATCATCGTGCGTGACCAGGCTCGCGGCGTCTACGAGTGA
- the prfB gene encoding peptide chain release factor 2 has translation MRDFTADIRDVQRRLDEAESYLSIADNRERFAVLEAEIADPALWDDQNRAKKLNGEYANLKDDLETFDSLATQIQDVEVLHELAREEDDESQEPEIENSIKAVSDKLDSLELRSLFTGEHDDADCIVQINAKDGGVDAQDFSEMLLRMYEKWCERRGFTISLNGVSEGQEAGIMSAEVTIQGRYAYGLMSAERGTHRLVRISPFDNQGRRQTSFAAVQVWPLLEDVDVEIDESDIEMQVFRASGAGGQHINKTSSAVRYIHHPTGLVASSQEERSQLQNRERAMGRLKSMIAAKAEEDRQAELDAIAGKQAQVGWGSQIRSYVMQPYQMVKDLRTEIETANVSAVFDGDIDQFIEGFLQNKRAHADDED, from the coding sequence ATGCGTGACTTCACAGCAGACATCCGCGACGTGCAACGTCGGCTCGACGAAGCCGAGTCGTACCTGTCGATCGCCGACAACCGCGAACGGTTCGCCGTGCTCGAAGCCGAGATCGCCGACCCTGCGCTCTGGGACGACCAGAACCGAGCCAAGAAGCTCAACGGCGAATACGCCAACCTCAAAGACGACCTCGAGACCTTCGACTCGCTTGCGACGCAGATCCAGGATGTCGAAGTGCTGCACGAACTCGCCCGGGAAGAGGACGACGAGTCGCAAGAACCCGAGATCGAGAACTCGATCAAGGCGGTCAGCGACAAGCTCGACTCGCTCGAGCTGCGCAGTCTCTTCACCGGCGAACACGACGACGCCGACTGCATCGTCCAGATCAACGCCAAAGACGGTGGCGTCGACGCACAGGACTTCTCCGAGATGTTGCTGCGCATGTACGAGAAGTGGTGCGAGCGGCGCGGGTTCACGATCAGCCTCAACGGTGTGAGCGAAGGCCAGGAAGCCGGCATCATGTCGGCCGAGGTCACGATCCAGGGCCGCTACGCCTACGGGCTCATGTCGGCCGAGCGCGGCACGCACCGCCTCGTGCGCATCAGCCCGTTCGACAACCAGGGCCGCCGCCAGACCTCGTTCGCGGCGGTGCAGGTGTGGCCGCTGCTCGAAGACGTCGACGTCGAGATCGACGAATCCGACATCGAGATGCAGGTGTTTCGCGCGTCGGGAGCCGGTGGTCAGCACATCAACAAGACCTCGTCGGCGGTGCGCTACATCCACCATCCGACCGGTCTCGTAGCGAGCTCGCAGGAAGAACGCAGCCAACTCCAGAACCGTGAGCGGGCGATGGGTCGACTCAAGTCGATGATCGCTGCCAAGGCGGAGGAAGACCGTCAGGCCGAACTCGACGCGATCGCCGGGAAGCAGGCGCAGGTCGGTTGGGGCAGTCAGATCCGGTCGTACGTGATGCAGCCGTACCAGATGGTCAAAGACCTGCGCACCGAGATCGAGACCGCCAACGTGAGCGCCGTGTTCGACGGAGACATCGACCAGTTCATCGAAGGGTTCCTGCAGAACAAGCGGGCCCACGCCGACGACGAAGACTGA